The following are encoded together in the Lathyrus oleraceus cultivar Zhongwan6 chromosome 3, CAAS_Psat_ZW6_1.0, whole genome shotgun sequence genome:
- the LOC127130833 gene encoding protein MAIN-LIKE 1-like, with protein MVDKHDGLRHGREEPSTFGSRASLHATSSSSPHRRHDSPSDASLPSSSRGCQVSPVPPPTNDVVILVSPPVPPHIDDVVDPMPPPEGEAVTDVEPESFEGGPVDLSLLPLYPDHTTRHIWDGEERGLQKFLNHGRKIVALPQPNEEWFHPVLSLSVLKNLCMTGYTMVNHKILNAFAETWHSESSSFYLLHDEMFITLDNVSCLLHLLIRGIFLDHGRMTKDEALEVMVEYLGDDLGEAMDELDKTRGAHARFIRKKVYEDALLSAQHADGDDEEVAFYRS; from the exons ATGGTTGATAAACATGATGGGTTGAGGCATGGCAGA GAAGAGCCTTCTACTTTTGGGTCACGTGCTTCTCTTCATgccacttcatcttcttctcccCATAGGAGACATGATTCACCATCTGACGCATCTCTCCCTTCATCCTCCCGCGGGTGTCAGGTTTCACCAGTGCCACCTCCTACCAATGATGTTGTTATTCTAGTCTCACCTCCTGTCCCACCTCAtattgatgatgttgttgatcCAATGCCACCTCCGGAGGGTGAGGCTGTTACGGATGTTGAGCCAGAGTCTTTTGAAGGTGGTCCAGTTGATTTATCCTTACTGCCTTTGTATCCAGACCATACTACCAGACATATCTGGGATGGAGAG GAGCGTGGTCTGCAAAAGTTTCTTAACCACGGGAGGAAGATTGTTGCATTGCCTCAACCGAATGAGGAATGGTTTCATCCAGTTTTGTCCTTATCTGTCCTAAAGAACTTGTGCATGACCGGTTATACTATGGTCAACCACAAGATTCTTAATGCATTCGCGGAGACATGGCACTCAGAGAGCTCGTCGTTTTATCTCCTGCATGATGAGATGTTTATCACACTCGATAATGTCTCGTGTTTGCTACATCTTCTGATCAGGGGGATATTCCTAGATCATGGGAGGATGACCAAAGACGAGGCACTCGAGGTTATGGTAGAGTACCTGGGGGATGATCTAGGGGAGGCGATGGATGAGTTGGATAAGACCAGAGGTGCTCATGCTAGATTTATAAGAAAAAAGGTATATGAGGATGCGCTCCTGAGTGCACAACATGCTGATGGTGATGATGAGGAGGTGGCGTTCTATAGATCGTAA